The following is a genomic window from Prosthecobacter debontii.
CACCGCACTCCGGGACGCTTCGCGCAGAGGTGAAGGTTTTACACCAATCGCACTGGCACCTGATGCTGCCCAAGAAACTGTTTCACATCTCCCACGGTGTATTCACCGAAGTGGAAGATGCTGGCGGCCAGGACCGCATCGGCTTTGCCTTGGCTGAGCACATCGGCCATGTGCTGGAGATTGCCGGCACCGCCACTGGCGATCACGGGGATGGTCACGGCTTCACTCACCGCACGGGTGAGGGCGATGTCGTAACCGGCCTTGGTGCCATCCGAGTCCATACTCGTGAGTAGGATCTCGCCTGCACCACGACGGCACACTTCCGCAGCCCATTCCACAGCATCCAGTTCGGTTGGGTTGCGCCCGCCGTGGGTGTAAACAGTCCAGGAACCCTTATCATTGCGCTTGGCGTCAATGGCCACGACGAGGCACTGACAACCAAAGGCTTCAGCGGCTGCATCAATCACCTCGGGGGTCTTCACGGCAGCGGTATTGATGCCTACCTTGTCGGCTCCGGCCAAAAGCATCTCACGCATGTCGGCCACGGTGCGGATGCCACCGCCCACGGTCAAAGGCATGAAGCAGGACTCGGCGGTGCGGGCCACCACATCCACCATTGTTTTGCGCTCCTCATGGCTGGCGGTGATGTCGAGGAAGACCAGTTCATCCGCGCCTTGGGCGTTGTAAACCTTGGCGCACTCGACCGGATCACCAGCGTCCCGCAGTTGCAGGAACTGCGTGCCTTTGACCACACGGCCTTCTTTGACGTCGAGACAGGGAATGATGCGCTTGGTGAGCATGGGGGAGGAGAGGTTACGGGAAAGCGGGCCGGGAGTCAAATGGGGCAGTGATTGGTAAACCGTGGCTGGTGACCAGTGATCCCTGTTTACGGAACACTAAAAACTGATTACTGGTCACATGCCCCATGTCCACTCCTGCGTCCGATCCTCTCAGCCAGGCTTTTCTCCAGTTCATGGAGGTGGAGAGGCGGTCGTCGGACCGGACGCTGGAAAACTATGCGCATGCGCTGCGGGAGTTTCGGCGGGGGCACAAAAACTTTACGTCGTGGGAGGCCCTGACGGCAGAGGATTTCCGGCGTTATCTCTTCGAGCTGATGAAGCAGGAGATGGGGCGGGCGACCATTCGGCTGCGGTTTGCGGCGCTGCGTTCGTTTTTTAAATGGCTGACTCGCCGCCAGGGCTGGACGCAAAATCCGCTGCTCGATGTGCAGCTTCCCAAACAAGAGAAGAAGCTCCCGGTGGTGCTCACGGTCACACAGATCACTGACATGCTGGATCTGCCGATGAAGCTGGAAAAGGAAAAGGCAGCACCGGTGTGGGCCCCTGAACGGGATGCGGCGATCCTGGAGCTGTTTTACAGCACAGGCATGCGCCTGAGTGAACTGGCGGGCATCAATGTCGAAGATGTGGATAGCTACAGCGATACGGTGCGGGTCTTCGGTAAGGGAAGCAAGGAACGCCTTCTGCCCATCGGCACACCTGCGATGGAGGCGATCCAGCGCTATCGGGTTAAAGCGGGCGTGCACAGTGGGCCGCTGTTTCTGAGCAAGCTGCGCAAGCGCATCACCACCCAGGCGATTGGGGATGTGGTGGAGAAGTATTGGAAAAAGTCCGGCATGCCTGTGCATGTCACACCGCATAAGCTGAGGCACAGCTTCGCCACTCATCTGCTTAACAAC
Proteins encoded in this region:
- the xerA gene encoding site-specific tyrosine recombinase/integron integrase; amino-acid sequence: MSTPASDPLSQAFLQFMEVERRSSDRTLENYAHALREFRRGHKNFTSWEALTAEDFRRYLFELMKQEMGRATIRLRFAALRSFFKWLTRRQGWTQNPLLDVQLPKQEKKLPVVLTVTQITDMLDLPMKLEKEKAAPVWAPERDAAILELFYSTGMRLSELAGINVEDVDSYSDTVRVFGKGSKERLLPIGTPAMEAIQRYRVKAGVHSGPLFLSKLRKRITTQAIGDVVEKYWKKSGMPVHVTPHKLRHSFATHLLNNGADLRSVQELLGHASLSTTQIYTHVSTQRMKEVYDAAHPRA
- the hisF gene encoding imidazole glycerol phosphate synthase subunit HisF; translated protein: MLTKRIIPCLDVKEGRVVKGTQFLQLRDAGDPVECAKVYNAQGADELVFLDITASHEERKTMVDVVARTAESCFMPLTVGGGIRTVADMREMLLAGADKVGINTAAVKTPEVIDAAAEAFGCQCLVVAIDAKRNDKGSWTVYTHGGRNPTELDAVEWAAEVCRRGAGEILLTSMDSDGTKAGYDIALTRAVSEAVTIPVIASGGAGNLQHMADVLSQGKADAVLAASIFHFGEYTVGDVKQFLGQHQVPVRLV